A window of Streptomyces marispadix contains these coding sequences:
- a CDS encoding HNH endonuclease family protein, with protein MQKRIRTKLYARRRKSVIITAIAAPCAGLLLFTTGISPAQAEPPAPPSASEAKTMLDGLNEQAEGSMDGYDREKFPHWSDQGDGCDTREAVLKRDGEGVETGSDCYPTSGTWTSPYDGGKWTDPSDVDIDHMVPLAEAWTSGASDWTQDKREQLANDLKISQLLAVTDNVNQSKSDQDPAEWMPPNEDFHCTYARMWVWVKDTYDMTADSAEKSALSEALGTCS; from the coding sequence ATGCAGAAGCGCATACGCACGAAGCTCTACGCGCGTCGACGCAAGTCGGTCATTATTACCGCAATCGCCGCTCCTTGCGCGGGCCTGCTGCTGTTCACCACCGGCATCTCCCCCGCACAGGCCGAACCCCCGGCCCCGCCGAGCGCGTCCGAGGCTAAGACCATGCTCGACGGGCTGAACGAGCAGGCCGAGGGCTCCATGGACGGCTACGACCGCGAGAAGTTCCCGCACTGGAGCGACCAGGGCGACGGGTGCGACACCCGCGAGGCCGTGCTCAAGCGGGACGGCGAAGGCGTGGAGACGGGCAGCGACTGCTACCCGACGAGCGGGACTTGGACCAGCCCCTACGACGGAGGGAAGTGGACCGACCCCTCCGATGTCGACATCGACCACATGGTGCCGCTCGCCGAGGCATGGACCTCCGGCGCCAGCGACTGGACCCAGGACAAGCGCGAGCAACTCGCCAACGACCTGAAGATCTCGCAACTGCTCGCCGTCACCGACAACGTGAACCAGTCGAAGAGCGACCAGGACCCCGCCGAGTGGATGCCGCCCAACGAGGACTTCCACTGCACCTACGCCCGCATGTGGGTCTGGGTGAAGGACACCTACGACATGACCGCGGACTCGGCCGAGAAGAGCGCCCTGAGCGAAGCCCTCGGCACCTGCTCGTAG
- a CDS encoding HAD-IA family hydrolase codes for MPTSQPPLAARGLLLDMDGTLVDSDAVVERVWTEWAVSKGVDPSEVLRIAHGRQGHLTMADVFPDRPEEINHAENEDLLARETRELDGIVPVAGAHAFMDALVRVPHALVTSADIGLATARMRAADVRMPDACVTAERVSASKPDPEGFLKGAAELGLPPGECVAFEDSGAGIAAARAAGMRVVGVGPRAAAHRPTAHVLDLTRVRVESLADGGVRLHFED; via the coding sequence ATGCCGACATCACAGCCGCCCCTGGCCGCCCGCGGACTCCTGCTCGACATGGACGGCACCCTGGTCGACTCCGACGCCGTCGTCGAGCGCGTATGGACGGAGTGGGCCGTCTCCAAGGGCGTCGACCCGTCCGAGGTGCTGCGCATCGCACACGGCCGCCAGGGTCATCTGACGATGGCCGACGTCTTCCCGGACCGTCCGGAGGAGATCAACCACGCCGAGAACGAGGACCTTCTCGCGCGTGAGACACGGGAGTTGGACGGCATCGTGCCGGTCGCGGGCGCCCATGCGTTCATGGACGCGCTCGTACGGGTCCCGCACGCGCTGGTGACCTCCGCGGACATCGGCCTGGCCACCGCCCGTATGCGTGCGGCGGACGTACGCATGCCGGACGCGTGCGTCACCGCCGAGCGCGTCAGCGCGAGCAAGCCCGACCCGGAGGGCTTCCTCAAGGGCGCGGCGGAACTCGGCCTGCCCCCGGGGGAGTGTGTGGCCTTCGAGGACTCCGGCGCGGGCATCGCGGCGGCGCGTGCCGCGGGCATGCGGGTCGTGGGCGTGGGCCCGCGGGCAGCGGCCCACCGGCCGACGGCCCATGTGCTCGACCTGACCCGGGTGAGGGTCGAGTCGCTCGCGGACGGCGGGGTCCGCCTGCACTTCGAGGACTGA
- a CDS encoding DedA family protein translates to MLEILGSVTGSPWLYGVIATSVLLDVFVPVLPSGVLVVAAATAFAGTTAADAADLPSHARHAAESAPLPEIVALVLCAATASVAGDLVAYRMARRGGPRFDRALSRSRRLKLAQEKLGQALAGGGGALVVLARFAPAGRSVVSLTAGAAHRRAKEFLPWSALAGVMWAAYSVSLGYFGGRWLGATWLGTAVSVLALFTFGTLAAYALRRKADDPARRRRTARSAT, encoded by the coding sequence GTGCTGGAGATCCTGGGGTCTGTGACCGGATCCCCGTGGCTTTACGGGGTGATCGCGACCTCCGTACTGCTGGATGTGTTCGTTCCGGTACTGCCGAGCGGGGTGCTCGTCGTCGCGGCGGCCACCGCCTTCGCCGGCACCACCGCTGCCGACGCCGCCGATCTGCCCAGCCACGCCCGCCACGCCGCCGAGTCCGCGCCGCTCCCGGAGATCGTCGCCCTCGTGTTGTGCGCGGCCACCGCCTCGGTGGCCGGCGACCTCGTCGCGTACCGCATGGCGCGGCGCGGCGGCCCCCGCTTCGACCGTGCACTGTCCCGTTCGCGCCGTCTGAAGCTGGCTCAGGAGAAGCTCGGCCAGGCGCTCGCGGGCGGCGGGGGCGCACTGGTGGTGCTGGCCCGGTTCGCGCCCGCGGGACGCTCGGTGGTCAGCCTCACGGCGGGTGCGGCACACCGCCGCGCCAAGGAGTTCCTGCCGTGGTCGGCGCTGGCGGGAGTCATGTGGGCCGCGTACAGCGTGAGCCTCGGCTACTTCGGGGGCCGCTGGCTGGGCGCGACATGGCTCGGTACGGCGGTCTCCGTGCTGGCGCTGTTCACCTTCGGCACGCTGGCCGCGTACGCCCTGCGGCGCAAGGCCGACGACCCCGCCCGCCGGCGCCGCACCGCGCGCTCCGCCACGTAG
- a CDS encoding antibiotic biosynthesis monooxygenase family protein: protein MSVVKINVLNVPAEQRETLEKRFASRAGAVEGSDGFEWFELLRPVEGTDDYLVYTRWRDEESYQAWMEGTMKSSHQGSDRQGTDQQGSGQQDTGDRPKPVSRSAAVWSFEVVQQAAPKDA, encoded by the coding sequence ATGAGCGTCGTGAAGATCAATGTGCTGAACGTCCCCGCTGAGCAGCGGGAAACCCTCGAAAAGCGCTTCGCGTCCCGCGCGGGCGCCGTGGAAGGCTCGGACGGCTTCGAGTGGTTCGAGCTGCTGCGTCCCGTCGAGGGCACCGACGACTATCTGGTGTACACGCGGTGGCGTGACGAGGAGTCGTACCAGGCGTGGATGGAGGGCACGATGAAGTCCTCCCACCAGGGCTCGGACCGGCAGGGTACGGATCAACAGGGCTCGGGGCAGCAGGACACGGGCGACCGCCCCAAGCCTGTCTCCCGGAGCGCTGCCGTGTGGTCCTTCGAGGTGGTCCAGCAGGCGGCTCCGAAGGACGCTTAG
- a CDS encoding alkaline phosphatase D family protein, giving the protein MGRLRLGPLLRYVDEDTATIWIETDGPCEAEVRCAPGSAGGSARTWQIAGHHYALITVVGLEPGTETAYRIALDGTEVWPLPGSALPPSTIHTPAPGTGSVDVAFGSCRWAARPSASSHDPVGPDALDALAQRAIAGGERPDVLLLLGDQVYADETSEAVREKLAARRDLSQPPWNQVADFDEYTLLYDESWTDPEVRWLLSTVPSLMIFDDHDVIDDWNTSESWRSEMRATSWWRERILGGLASYWVYQHLGNLSPGELAEDSVFAAVRETDDGTAALREFVERADANPDVARWSYRRDLGRVRMLIVDTRAARVLDEQQRAMLGKQEMAWLREQMLTGTGPEAPAPPHRPPQPHHPDDEHGPGGGAASTPGTGADTGADTGTPGFDHLLLGTSLPWLLPPAIHDAEMWNAALCRGVRGERWARVGERMRRAADLEHWAAYPQSFEALSELVEEVAGAHGAPSTVCVLSGDVHHAYISEPRFPRPVNSRVVQLTCSPMHNSIPAVMRAGFRFGWSRAGRALGRALARHGRTGRPAVKWKRSGGPWFGNQLMTLRLRGRSAELLLEQARPVPEGTEGPGGVRDSGPAPLPGVEPGLTPRPEPGSRSRLERVLRRTLVGTQSASAPAPEGPPHSGS; this is encoded by the coding sequence ATGGGCAGGCTGCGCCTTGGACCGCTGCTGCGTTACGTCGACGAGGACACGGCGACGATCTGGATCGAGACCGACGGGCCCTGCGAGGCCGAGGTCCGCTGTGCCCCCGGAAGCGCCGGCGGCAGCGCCCGCACATGGCAGATCGCGGGGCATCACTACGCCCTGATCACCGTCGTCGGTCTCGAACCCGGTACCGAGACCGCATACCGCATCGCTCTCGACGGCACCGAAGTGTGGCCTCTTCCCGGCTCGGCGCTGCCGCCGAGCACGATCCATACTCCCGCTCCCGGCACGGGCTCGGTCGACGTTGCCTTCGGGTCGTGCCGCTGGGCCGCACGCCCGTCGGCCAGCTCCCACGACCCCGTCGGCCCCGACGCGCTCGACGCCCTCGCCCAGCGCGCCATCGCGGGCGGCGAACGCCCCGACGTCCTGCTGCTCCTCGGCGACCAGGTCTACGCGGACGAGACCTCCGAGGCCGTGAGGGAGAAGCTCGCCGCGAGACGCGACCTGTCGCAGCCGCCGTGGAACCAGGTCGCGGACTTCGACGAGTACACGCTCCTCTACGACGAGTCCTGGACGGACCCGGAGGTACGCTGGCTGCTGTCGACCGTTCCGAGCCTGATGATCTTCGACGATCACGACGTGATAGACGACTGGAACACCAGCGAGTCCTGGCGCAGCGAGATGCGTGCGACGAGTTGGTGGCGCGAGAGGATTCTGGGCGGGCTCGCGTCGTACTGGGTATACCAGCACCTCGGCAATCTCTCTCCGGGCGAGCTGGCGGAGGACTCGGTGTTCGCAGCCGTACGGGAGACCGACGACGGCACGGCCGCGCTGCGCGAGTTCGTGGAACGCGCGGACGCGAACCCCGATGTGGCGCGCTGGAGTTACCGCCGCGACCTGGGCAGGGTGCGCATGCTGATCGTCGACACCCGCGCGGCGCGCGTTCTGGACGAGCAGCAGCGGGCGATGCTCGGCAAGCAGGAGATGGCGTGGCTGCGTGAACAGATGCTCACCGGTACGGGCCCGGAGGCGCCCGCTCCCCCGCACCGCCCGCCGCAGCCGCACCACCCGGACGACGAGCACGGACCCGGCGGCGGCGCAGCCTCGACTCCCGGCACGGGCGCCGACACCGGCGCCGACACCGGCACCCCCGGCTTCGACCATCTACTCCTCGGCACATCCCTGCCATGGCTGCTGCCGCCCGCGATCCATGACGCCGAGATGTGGAACGCCGCCCTGTGCCGTGGCGTACGCGGCGAACGCTGGGCCCGCGTCGGCGAACGGATGCGCCGTGCCGCGGACTTGGAGCACTGGGCGGCGTATCCGCAGTCGTTCGAGGCGCTGAGCGAACTCGTCGAGGAGGTGGCGGGCGCACACGGGGCGCCCTCGACGGTGTGCGTGCTGTCCGGGGACGTGCATCACGCGTACATCAGCGAGCCCCGCTTCCCGCGCCCCGTGAACTCCCGTGTCGTACAGCTCACTTGCTCGCCCATGCACAACAGCATCCCCGCCGTCATGCGCGCGGGGTTCCGCTTCGGCTGGAGCCGTGCCGGGCGGGCGCTCGGCCGTGCGCTGGCACGGCACGGCCGTACGGGGCGTCCAGCGGTCAAGTGGAAGCGCTCCGGTGGCCCTTGGTTCGGCAACCAGCTCATGACGCTGCGGCTGCGCGGCCGTTCGGCGGAGCTGCTGCTGGAACAGGCGCGGCCGGTCCCCGAAGGCACGGAAGGCCCGGGAGGCGTCCGCGACTCGGGCCCCGCTCCCCTGCCGGGTGTCGAGCCCGGCCTGACGCCCCGCCCCGAGCCCGGCAGCCGTTCGCGTCTGGAACGAGTGCTACGGCGAACGCTCGTCGGCACACAGTCCGCGTCGGCACCCGCCCCCGAAGGGCCGCCGCACAGCGGAAGTTGA
- a CDS encoding ABC transporter permease, which produces MLYAPAQASTRGQASTQAHAHAHAPADADAHAQAQALLPLDRTLGVVLAVLLLAAVGVAALARLDHDDGRPYARALLTAGLRAAVQLAAVSAVIGWVVGAVPSLLGFVGLMLAVAIRTAGRRITDNTTWRWAAVPIAAGVLPVLAVLLLTGLVPLRGIALIPVAGILTGGALTATVLAGRRALEELETRRGEVEAALALGFPLREARLEIARPAAAGALLPGLDQTRTVGLVTLPGAFVGMLLGGASPVTAAAVQLFVLVALLLVQVVAVAVVLELIACDRMHRLALRTAEGE; this is translated from the coding sequence ATGCTGTACGCCCCAGCCCAAGCCTCAACTCGGGGCCAAGCCTCGACTCAGGCCCATGCCCACGCCCACGCCCCGGCCGACGCCGACGCCCACGCCCAGGCCCAGGCCCTGCTCCCCCTCGACCGCACCCTCGGCGTGGTCCTGGCCGTCCTGCTGCTGGCCGCCGTCGGCGTCGCGGCCCTCGCGCGGCTCGACCACGACGACGGCCGCCCCTACGCACGCGCCCTCCTCACCGCGGGCCTGCGCGCCGCCGTCCAACTCGCCGCCGTCTCCGCGGTGATCGGCTGGGTCGTGGGCGCCGTACCGTCGTTGCTGGGGTTCGTAGGGCTGATGCTCGCGGTCGCCATACGTACCGCCGGGCGCCGCATCACGGACAACACCACCTGGCGCTGGGCGGCGGTCCCGATCGCGGCCGGCGTACTGCCCGTACTCGCGGTGCTGCTGCTCACCGGCCTCGTGCCGCTGCGCGGAATCGCGCTGATCCCCGTCGCGGGAATCCTCACGGGAGGCGCCCTCACCGCGACCGTGCTCGCCGGGCGACGCGCGCTGGAGGAGCTGGAGACCCGCAGGGGCGAGGTGGAGGCGGCGCTCGCGCTCGGCTTCCCGCTGCGCGAGGCCCGCCTGGAGATAGCGCGCCCAGCCGCGGCCGGTGCGCTGCTCCCGGGCCTCGACCAGACCCGCACCGTGGGACTCGTCACGCTTCCCGGCGCCTTCGTGGGCATGCTGCTGGGCGGTGCCTCGCCGGTGACGGCCGCCGCCGTGCAGCTGTTCGTCCTCGTAGCGCTGCTGCTGGTGCAGGTGGTGGCGGTGGCGGTCGTGCTGGAGCTGATCGCGTGCGACCGGATGCATCGTCTAGCCTTGCGCACTGCAGAAGGGGAGTAG
- a CDS encoding TMEM165/GDT1 family protein, with protein MISLSVAAVVFGVVFLAELPDKTALAGLMLGTRYRAPHVFAGVAAAFLLHVVLAVAAGSVLTLLPHRVVQAVVGLLFLGGAAVLLLKKDEAEGEGKSEGQAGAPAGPSFWKAAGSGFTLILVAEFGDLTQIMTANLAARYDDPVSVGLGAVLALWAVAAIGILGGRTLMRFVPLRLITRVAALLMIGLAAFSLYEAATG; from the coding sequence GTGATCAGCCTCTCCGTCGCAGCCGTCGTCTTCGGCGTCGTCTTCCTCGCCGAACTCCCCGACAAGACGGCCCTGGCGGGCCTGATGCTGGGCACCCGCTACCGCGCCCCGCATGTCTTCGCGGGGGTCGCCGCCGCCTTCCTTCTGCATGTCGTACTCGCCGTCGCTGCCGGAAGCGTGCTGACGCTGCTGCCGCACCGCGTCGTACAGGCCGTGGTGGGTCTGCTCTTCCTCGGCGGTGCCGCGGTGTTGCTGCTGAAGAAGGACGAGGCGGAGGGCGAAGGGAAGAGCGAGGGACAGGCGGGTGCCCCGGCCGGCCCCTCGTTCTGGAAGGCGGCCGGGAGCGGGTTCACGCTCATCCTGGTGGCCGAGTTCGGCGATCTGACGCAGATCATGACCGCCAATCTCGCGGCCCGCTACGACGATCCCGTCTCGGTCGGCCTGGGGGCGGTGCTCGCGCTGTGGGCGGTGGCGGCCATCGGAATCCTGGGCGGGCGTACGCTGATGCGCTTCGTGCCGCTGCGGCTGATCACGAGGGTCGCGGCGCTGCTCATGATCGGTCTCGCGGCGTTCAGCCTGTACGAGGCGGCCACTGGCTGA
- a CDS encoding peptidoglycan-binding protein — protein sequence MGPFTAEHVDPMHIRPYVDLPEPEDEGSQTPDLEPFARCGQGETAELPVFSAYEGQLEPSGQQAPAAFGAWNQEGGPDVAPDVTPHGRGRARRRRRVPAKAAFAAAGVVAALGAGLLTTQALSDDGGSGDDRSLSTDDTALPDISGGPTEDPSRTEKRSKKPSGEQTSRKDSASARADRNGGEHTGRGSAPAPVPSSSTPGTPSEPDGRGRGHGGGWGDHDGDRDRPRPPQESTQPGGETLRPGDRGPEVTELQRRLKQAGALDEDAPEDGVYSRDVQQAVARFQSWNDVRGDEFGEYGPNTRRALESQTSG from the coding sequence GTGGGCCCGTTCACGGCCGAGCACGTGGACCCGATGCACATACGTCCCTACGTCGATCTGCCGGAGCCCGAGGACGAGGGATCGCAGACGCCCGACCTCGAACCGTTCGCGCGCTGCGGTCAGGGAGAGACCGCCGAACTTCCCGTATTCAGCGCATACGAAGGCCAGTTGGAGCCCTCCGGACAGCAGGCGCCCGCGGCCTTCGGCGCCTGGAACCAGGAGGGCGGCCCCGATGTCGCTCCGGATGTCACCCCGCACGGACGCGGCCGTGCCCGCCGCAGGCGGCGCGTGCCCGCGAAGGCCGCGTTCGCCGCGGCCGGAGTCGTTGCGGCGCTGGGCGCGGGGCTGCTGACGACCCAGGCCCTCTCGGACGACGGCGGCAGCGGCGACGACCGCAGCCTCAGCACGGACGACACCGCGCTGCCCGACATCAGCGGCGGCCCGACCGAGGACCCGTCCCGTACGGAGAAGCGCTCCAAGAAGCCCTCCGGCGAGCAGACTTCACGTAAGGACTCGGCAAGTGCCCGCGCCGACCGCAACGGCGGCGAGCACACCGGACGCGGCTCCGCGCCCGCTCCCGTTCCTTCCTCCTCGACGCCCGGTACGCCCTCGGAGCCGGACGGGCGCGGCCGTGGCCACGGCGGCGGCTGGGGCGACCACGACGGTGACCGTGACCGTCCGCGGCCTCCGCAGGAGTCGACGCAGCCGGGCGGGGAGACGCTGCGGCCCGGCGACCGGGGGCCGGAGGTCACCGAATTGCAGCGCCGCCTCAAGCAGGCCGGTGCGCTGGACGAGGACGCACCCGAGGACGGCGTCTATTCGCGGGACGTGCAGCAGGCGGTCGCCCGGTTCCAGTCGTGGAACGACGTGCGCGGTGACGAATTCGGCGAGTACGGGCCGAACACGCGGCGGGCCCTGGAGTCCCAGACCTCCGGCTGA
- a CDS encoding ECF transporter S component — translation MTTGEREIRQKPGRRAEAGTRTARSRTPRALRLGPRSVAALALTSATGVVAFGWPLLADSASGLAHSRDAPWLFAALLPLLLAVVVATIADTGMDAKAVAMLGVLAAAGAALRPLGAGTAGLEPMFFLIVLSGRVLGPGFGFVLGALSMFAGALLTGGAGPWMPFQMLTMGWVAMGAGLLPGAQRLRGKGELLMLAAYGAVSALLYGLVMNLQGWPYIAGLGSGVSFVPGDPLPDNLTRFAAYVLATSLGWDVPRAALTTALVLTLGTPLLRALRRATRRASFDAAASFVPRRPEPGTRATAGGEAGWGA, via the coding sequence ATGACGACTGGCGAGCGGGAGATCCGGCAGAAGCCGGGGAGACGGGCGGAAGCCGGGACGCGGACGGCACGTTCCCGCACCCCGCGTGCGCTGCGCCTCGGCCCGCGTTCCGTGGCGGCCCTGGCCCTGACGAGCGCCACCGGCGTCGTCGCCTTCGGCTGGCCGCTGCTCGCCGACTCGGCCTCGGGACTGGCCCATTCACGTGACGCGCCCTGGCTCTTCGCCGCACTGCTGCCGCTGCTGCTGGCCGTGGTCGTCGCGACGATCGCCGACACCGGCATGGACGCCAAGGCCGTGGCGATGCTCGGCGTACTGGCCGCGGCGGGCGCGGCACTGCGGCCCCTGGGCGCGGGAACGGCGGGCCTGGAGCCGATGTTCTTCCTGATCGTGCTCTCGGGCCGGGTACTCGGACCGGGATTCGGCTTCGTACTGGGCGCCCTGTCGATGTTCGCCGGGGCCCTGCTGACGGGCGGCGCCGGACCGTGGATGCCGTTCCAGATGCTCACCATGGGCTGGGTCGCGATGGGCGCGGGCTTGCTGCCGGGCGCCCAACGGCTCCGCGGCAAGGGCGAGTTGCTGATGCTCGCCGCCTACGGCGCGGTCTCGGCGCTGCTGTACGGGCTGGTGATGAACCTCCAGGGCTGGCCCTATATCGCCGGGCTCGGCTCGGGCGTCTCGTTCGTCCCGGGCGACCCGCTCCCGGACAACCTGACTCGCTTCGCCGCCTATGTGCTGGCCACGTCCCTCGGCTGGGACGTACCCCGCGCCGCCCTCACCACCGCCCTGGTCCTCACCCTGGGCACCCCGCTCCTGCGCGCACTCCGCCGCGCGACCCGCCGGGCGTCCTTCGACGCCGCCGCGTCCTTCGTCCCTCGGCGGCCCGAGCCGGGGACGCGGGCGACGGCCGGAGGTGAGGCAGGATGGGGCGCATGA
- a CDS encoding alpha/beta hydrolase: protein MTEQKLTRRRLLLAGGGLSAALALGGAGVLATASTAQAAEDGFGLRIVERNESDPRMWYYRFATDAIGWNPAVNVLLPDDYGSGGRRYPVLYLLHGGMGDFRSFDGLKIRELTAGKPVIVVMPDGGGAGWYTNPAHSNTGPRKWETFHIEQLLPWIDANFRTHAEQNGRAVAGFSMGGFGALKYALKHGDRFASVSAHSGPPSLRRDAGLVVHWANVSSAAVELAGGTMYGAPKWDEAKVTADNPCENVEKYRDKRIFMVAGTSPDPVNWFDTVNETEVLAGQREFRDLLGKAGIQHEWHEEPGGHIFRGDMFSRDLDGMIERLRKA, encoded by the coding sequence ATGACCGAGCAGAAACTCACCCGCAGACGCCTTCTGCTGGCCGGCGGAGGTCTCTCCGCCGCGCTGGCTCTCGGCGGAGCAGGCGTCCTCGCGACGGCGTCGACGGCCCAGGCGGCCGAGGACGGCTTCGGCCTGAGGATCGTGGAACGCAACGAGAGCGATCCCCGTATGTGGTACTACCGCTTCGCTACGGACGCGATCGGCTGGAACCCCGCCGTGAACGTGCTGCTCCCCGACGACTACGGGTCCGGCGGACGCAGGTATCCCGTCCTCTACCTGCTGCACGGCGGCATGGGCGACTTCCGTTCGTTCGACGGGCTGAAGATCCGCGAACTGACCGCGGGCAAGCCCGTCATCGTCGTGATGCCGGACGGAGGCGGCGCGGGCTGGTACACGAACCCGGCCCACTCCAACACTGGCCCCAGGAAGTGGGAGACCTTCCACATCGAGCAGCTACTCCCGTGGATCGACGCCAACTTCCGTACGCACGCGGAGCAGAACGGCCGCGCTGTCGCCGGGTTCTCCATGGGCGGCTTCGGCGCGCTGAAGTACGCGCTCAAGCACGGGGACCGGTTCGCGTCCGTGAGCGCCCACTCCGGTCCGCCGAGCCTTCGCCGTGACGCGGGGCTCGTCGTGCACTGGGCCAACGTGAGTTCCGCGGCGGTGGAGTTGGCCGGCGGCACGATGTACGGGGCGCCGAAGTGGGACGAGGCGAAGGTCACCGCCGACAACCCGTGCGAGAACGTGGAGAAGTACCGGGACAAGCGGATCTTCATGGTCGCGGGCACCAGCCCCGACCCCGTCAACTGGTTCGACACGGTCAACGAGACGGAAGTCCTCGCCGGGCAGCGGGAGTTCCGCGATCTCCTCGGCAAGGCGGGCATCCAGCACGAGTGGCACGAGGAGCCCGGCGGCCACATCTTCCGTGGGGACATGTTCAGCCGCGACCTCGACGGCATGATCGAGCGGCTCCGCAAGGCATAG
- a CDS encoding chitinase, protein MRTPSRLRTPGGTRRFVVGGRTLAVLALASATLGTAVPAAPGTSAHAAHTAPADARSRSRDVPRPAPVSVAPYLSLGWGDPPDPAKVMAATGVRRFSLAFVLSGGECEPRWDGRRPLLGGADARTVRAVRRAGGDVVASLGGGAGHKLEQSCPGAGELAAAYRKVIDAYRLKAIDVDIEMSAYDSAKVQRKTLGALRRVKKSHPGVAVYVTLPSDRSGPGSSLIRRAARAGVEPDAWSVMPFSFVPSAKGEDMGRISNRAVDGLKDRLKDAYGYTEREAYARSGVSSMNGITGEGETITVEDFRAIAAHARKHRLGRLAFWSVNRDRPCGDRPYPAEDSCSGVRQRPWQYTKSLARYGR, encoded by the coding sequence ATGAGAACACCTTCCAGGCTCCGGACACCCGGCGGCACCCGGCGGTTCGTCGTCGGCGGCCGCACGCTCGCCGTCCTGGCGCTGGCCTCGGCCACGCTCGGCACGGCGGTTCCGGCGGCGCCCGGCACGTCCGCGCACGCGGCGCACACCGCGCCCGCCGACGCCCGCTCGCGCTCTCGTGACGTGCCGCGGCCCGCGCCGGTCTCCGTCGCCCCGTACCTCTCGCTCGGCTGGGGCGACCCGCCCGACCCGGCGAAGGTGATGGCGGCGACGGGCGTACGGCGGTTCTCGCTCGCCTTCGTACTCAGCGGCGGCGAGTGCGAGCCGCGCTGGGACGGCCGACGGCCGCTGCTGGGCGGGGCCGACGCCCGTACCGTACGGGCGGTGCGCAGGGCGGGCGGCGACGTCGTGGCGTCTCTCGGCGGCGGGGCGGGGCACAAGCTGGAGCAGAGCTGCCCCGGCGCGGGGGAGCTGGCGGCCGCCTACCGGAAGGTGATCGACGCGTACCGGCTGAAGGCGATCGACGTCGACATCGAGATGAGCGCGTACGACAGCGCGAAGGTGCAGCGGAAGACCCTCGGCGCTCTACGCCGCGTCAAGAAGTCGCATCCCGGTGTGGCCGTCTACGTCACGCTGCCCAGCGACCGCTCGGGGCCCGGCAGTTCGCTCATCCGCAGGGCGGCGCGGGCGGGGGTGGAGCCGGACGCGTGGAGCGTCATGCCGTTCTCGTTCGTACCGTCGGCGAAGGGCGAGGACATGGGCCGCATCAGCAACCGCGCGGTGGACGGGCTCAAGGACCGGCTGAAGGACGCCTACGGCTATACGGAACGCGAGGCGTATGCGCGCAGCGGCGTCTCCTCGATGAACGGGATCACCGGGGAGGGCGAGACGATCACCGTGGAGGACTTCCGTGCCATCGCGGCCCACGCACGCAAGCACCGGCTCGGCAGGCTCGCCTTCTGGTCCGTCAACCGCGACCGGCCCTGCGGGGACCGGCCCTACCCGGCGGAGGACTCCTGCTCGGGGGTGCGGCAGAGGCCTTGGCAGTACACGAAATCGCTGGCGCGGTACGGACGTTGA